The Synechococcus sp. MVIR-18-1 region AATTTGCGGATGTCTATACGGCTTTGGGCTGTGAAGTCACGATGATTGAGGCCTTGGATCGGGTGATGCCCACCTTTGATCCCGATATCGCCAAGCTGGCAGCGCGCAAATTGATCGATGGCCGTGATATTGATGCGCGCTCTGGAGTGTTGGCCAAATCGATTCAACCCGGATCACCGGTGCAAATTGAGCTGGTTGATATGAAGACCAGAGAGCCAGTTGAGACCTTGGAAGTGGATGCGGTGCTTGTGGCAACCGGCCGTGTGCCCAGCAGCAAGCATCTCAATCTTGAGTCTGTGGGAGTGGAGACCAATCGCGGCTTTATTCCGGTGGACGACAACATGCGCGTCTTGGTGAATGGTGTTCCTCAGCCCAATCTCTGGGCTGTTGGTGATGTCACCGGCAAGTTGATGCTTGCTCATACGGCCGCGGCACAGGGTTCAGTCGCTGTCGACAACATCCTTGGTCATCCGCGCCAAATTGATTACCGCAGCATTCCTGCTGCCACCTTTACGCATCCAGAGATCAGCTCTGTGGGCTTATCGGAAGCCGATGCCAAGGAGCTCGCAGGAGAGGAAGGTTTTGAGCTGGGTACCGTACGCAGCTATTTCAAAGCCAATTCCAAAGCGCTTGCTGAATTGGAAAGTGATGGCGTGATGAAGTTGTTGTTCAACAAAACCAGTGGGGAGGTCCTTGGGGCCCACATCTTCGGTTTGCATGCCGCTGATCTGATCCAGGAGATTGCGAATGCGGTGTCTCGTCGTCAAAGCGTGACCCAACTCGCCAATGAGGTGCACACGCATCCAACGCTCAGTGAAGTGGTGGAAGTGGCCTATAAGCAGGCGGCTTCAGCGGTGGGGGGCTGAGTCATGGAGATCCGTCGTCGTCCGCCCAATCCCAAGGTGCAAGTTGCGCATTTGGAGTATGCCGTTCCTGATCAGGACGGCGAACCTCGCAACATTCTTGAAAAAATTGTTTGGGAGAAAGATCGCGAGATCGCTGTTGCCCGTGAGCGCATGCCCTTGGAGCAGTTGCGCCGCAAGGTGGCCGACTTGCCTCCAGCCCGTGATTTTCTGGCCGCGTTAAGCACTGCAGCGGTGAGCCCTGCTGTGATTGCTGAGGTGAAAAAAGCGAGTCCCAGCAAAGGAGTCATTCGAGAGGATTTTGATCCAGTCACGATTGCGAAGGCTTACGCGTCAGGTGGGGCGAGCTGTCTTTCGGTGCTCACCGATAAAGCCTTTTTTCAGGGTGGTTTCAATGTGTTGATTGAGGTGCGCGAAGCCGTGGATCTTCCACTGCTTTGTAAGGACTTCATCCTTAGCCCTTATCAGCTGTATCAGGCGCGGGCGGCTGGAGCCGATGCCGCTTTACTGATTGCGGCGATCCTCACCGATCAAGATCTGGCCTATTTCTCCAAGGTGGCTGCAGCCCTAAGTCTCACGGTGTTGGTGGAGGTGCATGACGCTGAAGAGTTGCAGCGGGTGTTGGCCCTCGGTGGATTCCCATTGATCGGCATCAACAATCGGGATCTCACCAGCTTTGAAACGGATTTAGCAACAACCGAAACGCTCACGGCCCAGTTCGCTGAGCCATTGGCGGAGCAGCAGATTCTTTTGGTGAGCGAATCGGGACTGTTCCATCGCGCTGATCTCGATCGTGTTCAAGCCGCTGGAGCACAGGCTGTTTTGGTGGGAGAAGCCCTGATGCGTGAAACAGATGTGGAGTCTGCATTACAAAATTTAATCTCACCTTGCAAATAAATGGATCATGAAAGTGATTCTCTGCATTACAAAATTTTGCCAATATAATCTCTGCCGTATTGATAAGTAACTTGACAATTGCGAACAACTTTTGCATGATAAAAGCTGCTTTATGGTTTTGACCTTAAAGCTTTTCTAGGTTGTCCCAGAAGGGCAATATTCTTTGTGTAAAGATTGCAATAACAGGCCTCTGGCGCAAGATTATATTTGCATTGACGGACATTCCAGACACTAAAGGAAGACTTGTTCCTTTATAGGTAAGGCTTTTGGACAATAAATTAACAGTAATAGGAAAACGATAGAAATTAAATTGCTGATCCGGTTCTAAGACGTCTGAACCAATCGACTTAATTTCTCCATCTAACTCGCCAAATTCATTATAAGGAAATGCATCTACTCTAACCTTTACCTTCTGCTTTATTTTTAAGAATCCAATATCCTTATTTGGAATAAAGACTCTGGCAACCAGATTATCGGTTGGAACAATTTTTAAGATAGGACGCTCATTGTTTACAACATATCCTGGAGTACTTGCTTGTAGATCAAAGACGATTCCTTCTTTTGGAGCCTTTAAAGCCTGATACGTCAGTGTGAGCTTTGTTTCACTTATTTGATTCGTAAGCTGGGCAACTTGCTTCTCTGTTTCTTCTACTTTTGTTGAAAAGTCAATAAGACTAAGAGATTTAGTATTATCTAGTTTGTTACGAGCTTCTTCAACTCCTGCTTTCCCTCGTTCGATATTGGCAATAAGGCTTTGAACCTCTCCACGAATTAACTCAACTTCTTGAAGCTCTTTAAGATATTGGGATCTAGCCATAGCACCTGCTTGTGCAAGAGGTGTAATATCAGAAAGAATTCCTTCTCGTATTACAAGTGCTTTTTGTTTTGCCTCCAGTTGCTTTGTGACAGATTTTAATTGTGCCTCAGCCTGTTGTACAGAATTGATTGATGCGCTAATTCTACTGTTAAACTCATCTTTAAGTGCAGAAAGCTTAAGTTTTTGATTCTTGCTAAGGTTGGTATTGTCAATATCTACACCGAGTTGACTTTTGCTTAATAGTAAATCAACTAGTGTGCGTTTTCTCACTTCAACAAGAGCTTCTAGCCGTGCTTTTGCAGCAGTTGTATCTAATTCGAGTAATATTTGCCCTTCTTGAACTAGTTCACCTTCTTTTACGAG contains the following coding sequences:
- the lpdA gene encoding dihydrolipoyl dehydrogenase, with the translated sequence MSDASFDFDVIVIGAGYGGFDAAKHAADHGLKVAVLESRDMGGTCVNRGCVPSKALLAASGRVRELADAEHLAGFGIHAAPVRFERKKIADHANQLVATIRANLTKTLERAGVTILRGQGRLEGPQRVGVRELSGVDRVLTARDVILATGSDPFVPPGIETDGRSVFTSDEAVNLEWLPRWIAIIGSGYIGLEFADVYTALGCEVTMIEALDRVMPTFDPDIAKLAARKLIDGRDIDARSGVLAKSIQPGSPVQIELVDMKTREPVETLEVDAVLVATGRVPSSKHLNLESVGVETNRGFIPVDDNMRVLVNGVPQPNLWAVGDVTGKLMLAHTAAAQGSVAVDNILGHPRQIDYRSIPAATFTHPEISSVGLSEADAKELAGEEGFELGTVRSYFKANSKALAELESDGVMKLLFNKTSGEVLGAHIFGLHAADLIQEIANAVSRRQSVTQLANEVHTHPTLSEVVEVAYKQAASAVGG
- the trpC gene encoding indole-3-glycerol phosphate synthase TrpC, whose product is MEIRRRPPNPKVQVAHLEYAVPDQDGEPRNILEKIVWEKDREIAVARERMPLEQLRRKVADLPPARDFLAALSTAAVSPAVIAEVKKASPSKGVIREDFDPVTIAKAYASGGASCLSVLTDKAFFQGGFNVLIEVREAVDLPLLCKDFILSPYQLYQARAAGADAALLIAAILTDQDLAYFSKVAAALSLTVLVEVHDAEELQRVLALGGFPLIGINNRDLTSFETDLATTETLTAQFAEPLAEQQILLVSESGLFHRADLDRVQAAGAQAVLVGEALMRETDVESALQNLISPCK
- a CDS encoding HlyD family type I secretion periplasmic adaptor subunit, yielding MNNADQKTIRVERAETVKGKTLNNHLNTQFKEYSKSIRLWIIHSVVPQIHKTSERVVEKITYEEGSTEWAALNSSNRWNRYIIWTLVSVAGFGITWAMFARVDETVTANGKLEPLGTTIDVKAPMGGVIKNILVKEGELVQEGQILLELDTTAAKARLEALVEVRKRTLVDLLLSKSQLGVDIDNTNLSKNQKLKLSALKDEFNSRISASINSVQQAEAQLKSVTKQLEAKQKALVIREGILSDITPLAQAGAMARSQYLKELQEVELIRGEVQSLIANIERGKAGVEEARNKLDNTKSLSLIDFSTKVEETEKQVAQLTNQISETKLTLTYQALKAPKEGIVFDLQASTPGYVVNNERPILKIVPTDNLVARVFIPNKDIGFLKIKQKVKVRVDAFPYNEFGELDGEIKSIGSDVLEPDQQFNFYRFPITVNLLSKSLTYKGTSLPLVSGMSVNANIILRQRPVIAIFTQRILPFWDNLEKL